ACATGTATTTAACTTTTTAAATATTATGAGGAATAAGGTTTTATTATAAATATCGTGTAGCTTGAAAATGTTGTTAGATTGCTGTCGGAGTTGGAACCTGAGACAGATCCTGTAAGGCGTTATTTTAGCATACAGGTGACGCGTTGATATATCTGTTACTCATTTTTTAGACTGTTTGGTTAATGATTGAATGTTTGATACAtaaaattaatattcataaaacATGAATAACATTTGAGAATCGTTTATTTGAAAATCAGAACGGTAGGATTCGAAGTTTGCTTGAGATGTGCACATTGGATCATGAATTAAGGATGGAAAGTTTACAAGAAAAGTTACAAGATAAGGCCTTGTTGGATGAAAAGTGGAGGAAAATACAACAAGACGTACACGAATCAGTATGAAATTTCACTTTACTTTTATGTTAATGAAATATGTTATGTTTGTTGGTTTGTTAATGTTATGTGTTATGTAATAGCATCAAGTGGATGTCGGTTTATTACATTCGCAATCAAGTGATTTGGGTGGTGAAGAACTTGATGCTCTTAGATTAAGGTATATCCGTTGTTTAACGGCTGTAATTATCCATCATATTCCACCTTTCTGGAAAATTGCGGTTTCTATTTCAAGTGGAAAATTTGCAAAGGTAATGGCTTCCTGTTTGCACCAACTCTAGCTAGCAAAATATTACTCATTCCTTTTTTTTTTTCCTAAAAAAATAGGATATATGAGTTTAATACACTCATTAATACTGATTTTTACAGGTTTCTGAGAATAAAACAGAAGGAAGATATTCCAGTCATTCTTTGGAAGTAGTGTCGGGAATGATACATGATACAACACTAGCATATGAATCTAAGGTATAATTCTTAAAGAATGTTTGCTGTTTTGATTTTGGATTACTGTAAAATAACCCATTTTTGTGTCATGTATAGAGATCAATTATAGCTTTACTTATTTTAGGAGTGGTTATTGTTTGATTTATTCACAGAAGATGACTATTTTAACTTATATAGGCTATAGTTTTCTGACAAAAATACGACACGTCTGGTATTGATTGTTCAGGTCCAGAGCACGTTTCATGAACTTGAAGAATCGAATGTTATTTGCCCTTATATGAGTGATGCATTAATTCATATGTCTAAAGCATGTCAAGTTTTTGAAGTAAAAGAAGCAGCACCTACAATTGCAGGTTCTTTACTCTTTATTGCTCCAGCATTTGTTTTCAATTCATGGGTAGTGTCAAGTTGGGTTGACCCGAAACAGTAATTATCCAACAATTAACAATTTCTTTTCTTCACATAGTTGTAATCATTTCAATATTAAATTAACATCGTCTCTTGACATGCTTCATTTTAATTTAGAGCTTTGAATTTACTATTTTGACCTGTTAGAGATAAAACGTAATCCAAATTGACTCACTTATAAGAAAATGGATCGAACATGCCATTATTGCTAACTACATGTCATCACAACAGTTGAAGCTCTGAGAACGCTTCTCTTTGAAAGCACAAAACTCTATATATTAAGGCTTTGTACATGGATGAGAGCCTCAATTGAAGAAATATCAAGAAATGAATCGTGGGTCCCAGTGACCGTTTTAGAAAGGAACAAATCTCCGTACGCTATTTCTTCCTTGCCATTAGCATTTCACTCGGTTATGGTGTCAGCAATGGATCAGATTGACATGTAAGATCATTTATCTTGTTTTAGTAATACTATGGCAGATATTAAATTTCACCTAATGTGTATTACAAGcatatatcattttttttattttattttgcaggATGATTAACACGTTAAGGGATGAAGCTACAACAGAAGATACACTTATGCTGCTTCATGAAGCTCAAGAATCTGTTAGGCTTTCATTTTTCAATTGTCTACTTGGTTTTGCTGGTATGAATCACTGCATTTGTATGTGTAATTCGATTATATTTAGTACTTAACGTGTATTATTGTATTAGGCCAATTGGAACATATCGGGGGCGAGCTTGGTTTGAATAATGAGAACGAAAATGGATATTCTTATGTTCTTGAAGAAGATGTATTTCATCATCGCCCGGGAAGTATTACCGATCCACACCAACAACTGTTGATGGTTTTGAGTAATATTGGGTTTTGTAAAGATGATCTTTCGCGTGAACTGTACAATAAATACAAACATGTTTGGCTCAAGTCAAGGTATGCACATGAAAAGTAATAAAGATTAAGTGTGTTACAAATGTGAAATAAAATGATTTAGGAGGTTTTATGCAGTAGATACGTAGTCATGTATTGTTGCAATTGTATGTTTGAAGCTTACTGAAGAATAGTTAATAAGTTTGAATTGGTGCAAGGGAAAACGAGGATGATGACAAGGACAGAGAAGAACTCGTCGTGTCTTTCTCTGCCTTAGAAGAGAAAGTCCTTTCACAATACACTATTtccaaggtatatatatatatactaatcatATAATATATGGATTTAAGGTAGCCATGGCGAAATGGGCAGGTAAGGTGATGGGTCAAAATGGGTCGGGTCTGGTTAACTAAACCACCTTTTGCTGCAATTCTAGacgttatatattcattttgtgtcAAATATAATAGAAGTTTCAATTTCAATGTAACAATAATAATCTAAAGTCTTTATTAATATGATTTAGGAGGTAGTTATATGCTTTATTATATCCGTAATTGATGATACTTATTCCTACTTGACCCATTCAACCAACTATTTGGCCAAAGGCTTTTAGAGAAAATTCAATCAAAAAGGGAAACGTGTCAAATGGGTTGAACAGATTGGAGGTTTCCCAAATAGCTTAATCGTATTATTAAAACAATgtaattttattgttaatatttGTTTGACATGTTATTatgtatttttttaaataaaatctagACAAAAAGTCCGCTTAACAACCTCAATCCTTAAAAAAAGATTACCAGTTAGTCAGTTATGACCTATGACCTGTCAcctaattattatcataataatgaaTGACATGGTATTGATTaacaattgtgtttattgaatataTTAGGCAAATCACATAAGAACAGCTGCTACAAATTATTTGGTAGATGCTGGATTACAATGGGGTGGAGCACCAGCAGTAAAAGTGAGGTCATCTTTAATCATTAGTCAGTAATCATATAGCTAAACATGCTTAATTAATGTCGAAACATCTCCATGTTGTGCAGGGTGTGAGGGACCCTGCGGTGGAATTAATGCATACGCTTGTCACTGTTCATGCAGAGGCACCTACTATTCCAACATCTTTACTGCTCATCTTTTGTACTTTTTGCTAAAGGTGTCAAAATGGGCGGGTTGGTTAAACGTTGAAAATGGATTTCGGCCAATACACTATTTGGATAACTGGAGTTGACTTGTTAATTATCCTTTTTCTAACCTTTTTTATCTTAAATATCATAGACAACCAATAAGGTAAACGCAAGTATGAATGTTTTTTACGATAGTTACATATGAATGTTTACTGGTGGATCACAGGTGTTTGCGGGTTGTGAACCGTTGCTCGACAAGACGCTTGGGATTCTTGTAGAAGGCCTAATCGACACGTTACTCAGTCTTTTTCATGAACATAAAGACACAAATCTTAAGTTATTGGATGCAAATGGTTACTGTCAACTCATGCTTGAGGTGAAACCGCGACGTTTATGTCATGCTTTAGTTTAGAAACAATCTCTTTGTTCATTTAAAAAAACATTTATAGAACAAGAAGTCAGCTATATAAAATTAGATATGAATCAATTTAGTTTTGTGTGTGTCTGTGCAGATTGAATACTTCGAAACGATACTAAACCAGTATTTAACTTCTGAAGCAAGTGAATCTCTTAAGTCGTTACAAGGGATCTTATTGGAAAAAGCAACTGAGAGCTGCTCAAAtggaaataatgatgatgataatcaacAAGGGACTATATCACCAGATGACCTCATTGTAAGAATCTATAACATGTTTTCTTATATATTAACCTTCATAGGATTAAGTTACATTAAGCTAACGGTTTAAAATTTTctaaaaaataaactttgaaaaaaatCAATGCCCATGAGCCTTAAAAAAATGAGACCGTAATCTTGCTTCCAAATGTGCACAAACGGAATTCATGTTCCCGAATAGAAAGATACAGAGTATCTTATAAGTTATTAGCTTTTTTTAAAGATAGTTAACAATTTAAGGATTAAATCATGACTGGTTGTTTTGGTTAGGCCCTCGCCCAACAATGCAGCAGCGAGCTGTTACAATCTGAACTTGAGAGGACTCGGATTAACACAGCATGTTTTATGGAGTCATTTCCATTAGAGTTTGCTTCAGAATCGGTTAAAGTAGCCTACGCTTCATTTAGAGGTTCAATGGATGCTTCAAGTGGCGTTTTTATGGGCGCGCAAGGGTTAGGGGCAACCCAAAGATGGAGGTGATGTTAACTTTTTACACAAACAACAAACACATAGGAGTACCATTTTTGTTCCTTAGTTGTTTCTCTAGCAAGTTTTATTGAGCATTGCCATTTTTGTTATAGTTATTTTTTTCTACACCACCAGTACAATTTTCattgttatttttgttaataattcTTGTATATtgaaaattcaaattcaaattttgttGATTTAATATTTTCAAGGTCATGTACACATCACTTAAATAGCTACGACCACTTGGGTCCAAAGCAAATAGTCCTAACTACACTTTTCCTCCCATTGTCTCTTATCATCATTGATCCATCCATCCATCACATAATTTACATAATCAAATTTTATTGacaattaaaacatataaaaagatATTATTGTGTATCACTAGCGATTTCCCCATTGGCGGAGCTTATTAGGGGCAGGAGGGGGCCCTCGCCCCTCTAAAAGTTTCAATAAGTAATGGTATTTTGTGGCCCTTTGAGTTACGAACTTTAGGGCTTTTAAATCAACTAAATCGGAGTCCGTATGAAGAAGATATGACGAAAATGATGAAGACGCGCAGATGTTTTCATCAACAATCTACTTGATTCTTTCATACCTTTTGAGCATTTTTACCTTGAaatcaattttaaaaataaagtttaaGAAGTTAACTTAGATGATGTATAATTAGGATCGATATTATCACctaaaatatgtataaaatatgcAATTTTGTTCACCTAAGTTAGCGTTTTTTCTTACTAAAAACATATCACACATTAGACCAAATTTGGCCCCTCCAACCGCAACATTCAAGCTCCGCCACTAGTCATTTCCCCCTTATATTTTGCcccattaaaatttaaaataatgtTAAATACAACATGTGATAATttgtatgttattattatttattcgtACACCACTAATttgttggaatttaacaagtttcataatacttaaaaccttttaagaatcattcaaagcggaagcatgtagatAACCATTTATTACTTGTTAATCTTTAATCAATTAAAGttaaaatcccaattaggatcaagttatgaaatatgcttacaaactacaagcaagtaaagtgtttataccttctccaagctaggtagtaaatgatgaagatgatgatgatgaatggagctccaaaagtatgaaaccacaagtagatataccccaaactttgcacaacaccctagcttttagttagaatttatttgacacttaatatGAGCTTGCATAAACAAGTGAAGAACCCTTTTTCTCCCCTCAAACCTCATG
The window above is part of the Rutidosis leptorrhynchoides isolate AG116_Rl617_1_P2 chromosome 1, CSIRO_AGI_Rlap_v1, whole genome shotgun sequence genome. Proteins encoded here:
- the LOC139856541 gene encoding exocyst complex component SEC5A-like — translated: MSDNDDDEEVSQSKYKSRKARAKAKAKKPVKNFMQTLGKGIPKTKKSSKANSRKNRVEESDDDDDEDEDDEVEMLSISSEDDDDDGDIDHTKNNNTKKASGNEKNDDNTVPEGGEPTKWKQVNESELARRVREMRESKQAPVVPVPQKMQKKQATSGKGLNNLESLPRGMECIDPLGLGIISSRTLRLMTERSASSPSNNEKVDADLRDKLMFFSERFDPVLFITRIHQYTSAADLEVGTVALKSDLKGWTQQRKQLVKENFDCFVSCKTTIDDIQSKLKRIEDDPEGGTSHLYTCIQGVNSMANRAFDPLLERQAQAEKIRAVQAVLQRFRTLFNLPSAIRGNIRKGEYDLAVREYRKAKSIVLPSHVGILKRVLEEVEKVMHEFKGMLYQSMEDPHIDLTNLENVVRLLSELEPETDPVRRYFSIQNGRIRSLLEMCTLDHELRMESLQEKLQDKALLDEKWRKIQQDVHESHQVDVGLLHSQSSDLGGEELDALRLRYIRCLTAVIIHHIPPFWKIAVSISSGKFAKVSENKTEGRYSSHSLEVVSGMIHDTTLAYESKVQSTFHELEESNVICPYMSDALIHMSKACQVFEVKEAAPTIAVEALRTLLFESTKLYILRLCTWMRASIEEISRNESWVPVTVLERNKSPYAISSLPLAFHSVMVSAMDQIDMMINTLRDEATTEDTLMLLHEAQESVRLSFFNCLLGFAGQLEHIGGELGLNNENENGYSYVLEEDVFHHRPGSITDPHQQLLMVLSNIGFCKDDLSRELYNKYKHVWLKSRENEDDDKDREELVVSFSALEEKVLSQYTISKANHIRTAATNYLVDAGLQWGGAPAVKGVRDPAVELMHTLVTVHAEVFAGCEPLLDKTLGILVEGLIDTLLSLFHEHKDTNLKLLDANGYCQLMLEIEYFETILNQYLTSEASESLKSLQGILLEKATESCSNGNNDDDNQQGTISPDDLIALAQQCSSELLQSELERTRINTACFMESFPLEFASESVKVAYASFRGSMDASSGVFMGAQGLGATQRWR